Proteins encoded together in one Amblyomma americanum isolate KBUSLIRL-KWMA chromosome 1, ASM5285725v1, whole genome shotgun sequence window:
- the LOC144118821 gene encoding protein argonaute-4-like, whose protein sequence is MNTFSRHGGLFLDENNISEHLSVKAAGNIEGFVDLGDYTSSDHKEVVGTSRAGAGANVTAFITRGGGTAGNGARIVAPTESSPTRSPSTTAAPMRAGNCVGNTDSQNDELKIQEIERTLPSHFPRRPAEGKVGRPIQLTGNHFNIEIPSGNVFHYDVEICSETRNEARVPEKRKYRCISTKINRLVIELLAKKYRVDLNGCMPAFDGRKNLYTRRELKFRERSLTVDFEEDQRNQKFIVKIQYAAAVNLDALLAVFDKRVSHVPHEVLQAMDIVLRHGPSIKPTPVGRSFFKPPSPNDYNILGGGREAWFGYYTSVRPAQWKPMLNVDMSATDFYEPLPVTDFMCELFIEGRREMSARDFKELRDFQNVRLNKELKGLRVKVTHLPYPRKYKVVLVTKEPAKQLFFDMEDGSCCSVADYFQNRYHRLRYPNLPCIQTGNAARPVYLPLEVCVIVEGQHCKKKLDENQTSEMIKHTPQPPAKRFNEIRQSVWDLPATLSRWTLLNLSRFAQRDSLDNFVKMLIRVGQELGMRIEQPLDVTTTDANRKPVRNILPEEQRRTASLEMVISVLAKNTNYAEIKQKINVKLDGINNSLLPKEMPKMFQKPVIIIGADMDDSASTSRLEVIKDLKVMMKDMLKAFYHATKHKPERIIFFRD, encoded by the exons AGGTCGTTGGGACAAGCCGCGCAGGAGCGGGTGCCAACGTAACCGCCTTCATCACCCGCGGCGGGGGCACCGCTGGCAACGGGGCTCGCATTGTGGCGCCCACCGAATCATCGCCCACCAGATCGCCTTCGACGACGGCCGCGCCCATGCGGGCCGGAAACTGTGTCGGCAACACAGATTCGCAGAATGACGAGCTCAAGATTCAG GAAATCGAGCGGACCCTGCCCTCACATTTCCCGCGCCGGCCCGCGGAAGGCAAAGTGGGGCGGCCGATCCAGTTGACCGGCAACCACTTCAACATTGAGATTCCTTCCGGAAACGTTTTCCACTACGACGTGGAGATTTGCTCCGAGACGCGCAACGAGGCCAGAGTGCCCGAGAAGCGAAAGTACCGCTGCATCAGCACAAAGATCAACCGACTGGTCATCGAGTTGCTCGCCAAGAAGTACCGGGTCGACCTGAACGGCTGCATGCCCGCCTTCGAcggccgcaagaacctgtacacgcgccgtGAGCTCAAGTTCCGCGAGCGTTCCCTTACGGTCGACTTCGAGGAGGACCAGCGGAATCAGAAGTTCATCGtcaagatccagtacgcggccGCCGTGAATCTGGACGCGCTGCTCGCGGTCTTCGACAAACGCGTCAGCCACGTTCCCCATGAGGTCCTCCAAGCCATGGACATCGTGCTGCGGCACGGACCGTCGATCAAACCCACGCCCGTCGGGCGGTCCTTTTTCAAGCCGCCGTCCCCGAACGACTACAACATCCTTGGAGGTGGCCGCGAAGCCTGGTTCGGCTACTACACGAGCGTTCGGCCCGCTCAGTGGAAGcccatgctcaacgtcgacatgtCGGCCACCGACTTCTACGAGCCTCTACCCGTGACCGACTTCATGTGCGAACTTTTCATCGAGGGCCggcgcgagatgtcggccagAGACTTCAAGGAACTGCGCGACTTCCAGAACGTTCGTCTCAACAAGGAGCTGAAGGGTTTGCGCGTCAAGGTCACCCACCTTCCATACCCTCGGAAGTACAAGGTGGTTCTCGTCACCAAGGAACCAGCCAAGCAGCTCTTCTTCGACATGGAAGACGGCTCCTGTTGCTCGGTGGCCGACTACTTCCAGAACCGTTACCACCGCCTCCGGTACCCGAACCTGCCCTGCATCCAGACAGGCAACGCGGCCCGCCCGGTCTACCTCCCGCTGGAGGTCTGCGTGATCGTCGAAGGGCAGCACTGCAAGAAGAAACTGGACGAGAACCAGACGTCCGAGATGATCAAGCATACGCCCCAGCCACCGGCCAAGCGTTTCAACGAGATCCGCCAGTCGGTGTGGGAcctg CCAGCCACGCTGTCCCGCTGGACGCTGCTCAACCTGAGCCGGTTCGCGCAGCGAGACAGCCTCGACAACTTCGTCAAAATGCTCATCCGCGTCGGCCaggaactgggcatgcgcatcgAGCAGCCGTTGGACGTGACAACGACTGATGCGAACCGCAAGCCCGTGCGGAACATCCTTCCCGAGGAGCAGCGCAGGACTGCAAGCCTCGAGATGGTCATCAGCGTGCTCGCCAAGAACACGAACTACGCCGAGATCAAGCAG AAGATCAACGTCAAGCTGGATGGCATCAACAACAGCCTGCTGCCCAAGGAGATGCCGAAAATGTTCCAAAAGCCGGTGATCATCATCGGCGCGGAC ATGGACGATTCAGCCAGCACTTCGCGCCTGGAGGTAATCAAGGACCTTAAGGTCATGATGAAAGACATGCTGAAGGCCTTTTATCATGCTACCAAGCACAAGCCGGAGCGCATCATTTTCTTTCGAGACtga